One genomic region from Natrinema caseinilyticum encodes:
- a CDS encoding DHH family phosphoesterase has protein sequence MSRRSASSGVAFVGANPLVTDSVGDSIRSLEPLVLSLLVLVVVGLVIGGWWAIRWFRRPPGARLQRVLANHDDVTVLMHPNPDPDAMSCAMGIAAIADSVDTEVNMQFPGEIRHQENRAFRTVLDLDLEPVEASSQLSSDAVVLVDHNTPRGFTGAQTVEPIAVVDHHPGNGAGTKFTDVRTDYGAASTILVEYLTDIGATMADEEEDSSGFEISPELATGLLYGIQSDTNHLTNGCSRAEFDASATLFPGIDEDLLDRIANPQVSDDVLRVKATAITQKRVEGPFAVCDVGEIGNVDAIPQAADELMHLEGVTAVVVYGENDGTLHLSGRSRDDRVHMGETLRHAISDIPMASAGGHARMGGGQLSVDHMNGIGPSDGISRAEFEDRLFAALAGER, from the coding sequence ATGAGCCGCCGGAGCGCCTCGAGCGGGGTTGCGTTCGTCGGGGCGAATCCCCTCGTGACCGACTCGGTCGGCGACTCGATCCGCTCTCTCGAACCGCTCGTTCTCTCCCTTCTCGTCCTCGTCGTCGTCGGACTCGTCATCGGCGGCTGGTGGGCGATTCGCTGGTTCCGCCGTCCGCCGGGCGCCCGACTGCAGCGCGTGCTCGCGAACCACGACGACGTGACGGTGTTGATGCACCCCAATCCGGACCCCGACGCCATGTCGTGTGCGATGGGGATCGCGGCGATCGCGGACTCGGTCGACACCGAGGTGAACATGCAGTTCCCCGGTGAGATCCGCCACCAGGAGAATCGGGCGTTCCGGACCGTTCTCGATCTGGATCTCGAGCCCGTCGAGGCCAGTTCACAGCTCAGTTCGGACGCGGTGGTCCTCGTCGATCACAACACCCCGCGGGGGTTTACCGGAGCCCAGACCGTCGAACCCATCGCGGTCGTCGACCACCACCCCGGTAACGGGGCCGGGACGAAGTTCACGGACGTTCGGACCGATTACGGCGCGGCATCGACGATCCTCGTCGAGTATCTGACCGACATCGGCGCGACGATGGCCGACGAGGAGGAGGACTCGAGCGGGTTCGAGATTTCGCCGGAGTTGGCGACGGGGCTCCTCTACGGAATTCAGTCGGACACGAATCACCTGACGAACGGCTGTTCCCGGGCCGAATTCGACGCCAGTGCCACGCTGTTTCCGGGAATAGACGAGGACTTGCTCGACCGAATCGCCAATCCACAGGTCAGCGACGACGTGTTGCGGGTCAAGGCGACGGCGATCACTCAAAAACGCGTCGAGGGCCCATTCGCCGTCTGCGACGTCGGCGAAATCGGAAACGTGGACGCGATCCCGCAGGCCGCGGACGAACTCATGCATCTCGAGGGCGTGACGGCAGTCGTCGTCTACGGCGAAAACGACGGGACGCTCCACCTCTCCGGTCGATCGCGCGACGACAGGGTCCACATGGGCGAGACGCTTCGTCACGCGATTAGCGATATCCCGATGGCCAGCGCGGGCGGTCACGCGCGAATGGGCGGCGGCCAACTCTCGGTCGACCACATGAACGGCATCGGTCCCTCGGACGGGATCAGCCGCGCGGAATTCGAAGACCGGCTCTTTGCGGCGCTGGCCGGCGAACGCTAG
- a CDS encoding carbohydrate kinase family protein: protein MSYGTLRDRLDALEAGDGRHVVALPDGSVDHRYVLSGAGGASLRDVDEFAGQLADGSRAFWLESIDVQPGGQAVNAAVQVDALGDSATLVGHLDHPVLADFSFETHSMGPPATVSVVAFDGDDLLFSEPGPTEAWDVADLSAVVDWDQLVDADALCCANWVTIRGLTAVFDRLRSAPPDDPLAVVLDPGPLDAVEPAALADLFDALSRADAASDTLAVVLSVNPTELEAAVTAADGADGAFDGPPDRNRDRDRAASLRSAIDVTGVVSHGVDAAAGATRDGTAVVDMLEVSAVTHTTGAGDRFSAGLACALAHEWPLEAALALGNACAAHFVETGDTADPEAVRSLLDRQK from the coding sequence GTGAGCTACGGAACCCTTCGCGACCGCCTCGACGCTCTCGAGGCCGGTGACGGCCGGCACGTCGTCGCCCTTCCCGACGGCAGCGTCGATCACCGATACGTCCTCTCGGGAGCGGGCGGCGCGTCCCTCCGCGACGTCGACGAGTTCGCCGGCCAACTCGCGGACGGCAGCCGCGCGTTCTGGCTCGAGTCGATCGACGTCCAACCCGGCGGACAGGCGGTCAACGCGGCCGTACAGGTCGACGCGCTCGGCGATTCCGCGACCCTCGTCGGCCATCTCGACCATCCGGTGTTGGCCGACTTTTCTTTCGAAACGCACTCCATGGGCCCGCCGGCAACCGTCAGCGTCGTCGCGTTCGACGGGGACGACCTCCTCTTTTCCGAGCCGGGACCGACCGAGGCGTGGGACGTCGCTGATCTCAGCGCGGTCGTGGACTGGGACCAACTCGTCGATGCGGACGCGCTTTGCTGTGCGAACTGGGTCACGATTCGCGGCCTCACGGCCGTCTTCGACCGGCTTCGGTCGGCCCCGCCCGACGACCCCCTCGCGGTCGTCCTCGATCCCGGCCCGCTCGACGCGGTCGAGCCAGCGGCGCTCGCGGACCTGTTCGACGCGCTCTCGCGAGCGGACGCGGCAAGCGACACCCTCGCGGTGGTCCTCTCGGTCAATCCGACCGAACTCGAGGCCGCCGTCACGGCAGCCGACGGAGCGGACGGCGCGTTCGACGGGCCCCCGGACCGGAACCGGGACCGAGACAGAGCGGCGTCCCTTCGTTCGGCGATCGACGTCACCGGCGTCGTCTCTCACGGCGTCGACGCGGCCGCAGGGGCGACTCGCGATGGGACTGCCGTCGTCGACATGCTCGAGGTCAGCGCGGTAACGCACACGACCGGTGCCGGCGACCGGTTCTCGGCCGGATTGGCGTGTGCGCTGGCCCACGAGTGGCCGCTCGAGGCAGCGCTCGCGCTCGGAAACGCCTGTGCGGCACACTTCGTCGAGACCGGCGACACCGCCGACCCGGAGGCGGTGCGCTCGTTGCTCGATCGCCAGAAGTGA